TCTTCTTTCTTTCCTGATAAAGCTTTAATCGAATTATAATTTCCATCTTGACACAGATTTGGCTTCCCAAATCACTGCAGTTCACTATCGAACTGGTATGATCTGTTAAATACTGTAAGTGATAGAGGTATCAGACTTTTGCTAAATGCAACAAAAAAGAACTGAAAATTAAGGTTCAAATATATCAGTCGTTTAGCTTAAGGAATTTAAAAGTCATATCAGGCAGATTATGAAGAAAACATAATACAAAGAGTAGCAACACAAGATGAGACTGCATATCTCAAGGACGACAGATGAGTTAGATTGCAGATGTAGAGGTGTTCATGTGTTTGGCGATCGTCTGTTGCACCATCTCTTTCTGCGCTCCCACAACCTTGTCCACAATCTTCCCTTCTTTCAGGAACATGAAAGTTGGCATGGCTTCCACAGCCCAATCTGCAGCAACTGACTGCATCAAATAATCAAATGCAAGTTAATACGAGGGTTACTGGATGAGTTTGTGTGGCTTTTGATAGAATGAATCTGGACTGGAAGTTCTATATTAAAAATGCTCaatgcaatagaatcaacttagCTTTTGGAACTAAAAATGTTCAGGGGCATCACGATTCTATGGTtcgagtgaaaaaaaaaaactagtccCAGTCATGGTAAAAAGTTATTGTATTTAACAATTTTCGTTAGTTTTTCACCTTTAATTCATCCACATCCACCTTAAGGAAGGTAACGGAAGGTAGTTTCTTAGCCAGCTCCGCCAAGAATGGCGCCATAATACGGCATGGACCGCACCAGGAAGCAGTAAAATCAACAACTATCTGCACAGAAAGAAGTGAAATTGAAGAATTAACACAAGCCTTCCCAGCCCGTAAATACATCTCAAGGCTTTGGAATAACAGAAATCACAAACACGAAAAACCGCAAATTTTTACTGTCAACAGACCCAAATCACATGAAAATTCTGTGGGTGCAACTACCAAAATCATACTAATAAACTGCACCATATGATTTATCAATACCGCAAGTCCGAATAATATTTTCGCCAATTAAACTTACACAGCACAACCGAACAAAAGAATTATCAACGGCTTCTTGGTCCAATGGTATCTCGCATCCAGAGATTAACACTTTTCTTGATAAATATGAAAACTTTAAACCAGTTGATTATAAGATCCGAATCACAAGTACATCAaacaataattaacaaataaacacACAACTAATTTGCAACAAAACTTTTAGAGATCATGCATATATACAGGCCATCTTAAATACTGATGATACACAGAAATCAAGAATTCTTAAAAGGGCAAGAACTAAAAACAATCttgaaatagaaaaaaaatgaaaattgtgaaaaaaagaaaaggggTACCAGTTTTTTGGAGTCATTTCCTTTCTGCATCTGCTCTTCCCATGCTTCAATGGTGTGGCAACTTATTAGCTGTCCCTCTTCTACTCCTGCCATCTctctcaaatctctctctctctctctctcaatgtGTATCTGTAGTACGTAACGCACCGGATGAGCACGAAACTTTTATATGCGAAATAACGCTCCTAATATTTTGGTATGTGTTAAATTCTATGGAGtaaataaaaacattggagtattggagtacaaatcataattttttagtttgatcctatataatatctttgattatccaaattttgatataatctatcatttataagttgtcttgcacataattgtcaattaaacattaatatctttcaactataacaagtattaagattattgtactgctagttatattgcagaacatagagtcctatgatttataaaagtaattattctaccatttgattacaatgtttatgttgcagaacataatgtgcaggttgtcaaatatttacaaatattattggacaaaaaaaattgaaatttagatgactagattacattttatcaaactttgtactccaatactccaatttttttttgtactccatagaacttatatatattgatatattctGAAATTAAGCATTtggttaaaattatttattttcttacaTCTATTAAGTATTACAATACAATGAtgataatatttcattataaaaaattaaatcctCTCAAATATCATTCGTTTTGAATTATGaactttgtaaaaaaaaaaattaaaattttacaatatagtaaaaaataatttctctagaagtaaaagatatttttaataaatataacaaacaatctcataacatttataattttataaatacaaaaaattcaaaCGACTTTTAAATAGAGTATCAAATTGatgaatttcaaataattttaattgaacatcactaaattttttagtataatttaaaatcttgataaAGTAATATCAAACtttttcagaaaattcaaaatcgtaattgaatatctcaaaattttaatatatttttaaaaatctaattgaATCCACATGATTtcaagaatgaaaaaaaatccttaaaattttcaaatgaataCCCCCCAATAAAGGTCATTCTAGAAAGTATCTGAATACTGACCGGCTTAAATTTATCTCAACAACAGTATTGTGcatttgtatttttaaatgaaattagAATAATGCAAACAGAACTTCACACAAGTTTTTGGGTGATTCACAGGTGAATTAAATTACTGAAACAGTAGGTGCCAAGGAGAAACCATCCTACAAGAAGGAAGGTGAAAAGAGCCCAAAATGTAAGGAAGGTAGCTCCTCCAAAATATAGTCCTATACCAAACACAACAATGGATGGCACCAATGATCGTACCATAGCCGCTTTATTTACCCATTGCCCTTTGAGGAAGATCATGGCAGCCAAATTCACCACATTCCATCCACCATTCCGAAACTTCAACCTGTTAAGATTGTTGGCCACAAAGGAGTGGCAATTACAAGTTAGTATGTTGTAGGATAGGTGTTGATATTCTTGCGTTCCCTTTTTCAAGGCACCGTCCCATGTCATTGTCAATGCATCTGTTCCGCTTTCATCCTGTTTGTAATCTTTATCACTTCTGTAAACACAGCACTGTTGTTGAGGaaataaacagaaaaaaaattaggttGGAGCATAGCCATGAACAGAACATAGTAACAAAAGCCATTAATGCTTTTTAGAAGTCGATACATAAACAGGAAAAACAATTTAATACATAGTAAATCATTACTGCTTTCTGGTACTTATTGAGTCAGGGGAAGAACAATACAAGTTTACAACAAAGGAAGAACAATGCCAGTTCTGTAAAAAGAGAGTTCGAAtcatataacaaatatatacagCAAAACAAGAACCAGTGCTTTCTAGAAAAACTACGTGCAACATTATACTGATTCTTGAACAAATCAACTCAACAACTCAGATGCCTATCAAAATTTACAGCATTCAAGACAAACCATGAAATCAGCATGTTCCTATCCCCCTCGGGGacccaattttaaaaaaatcaccacTGGTCATGTGCATAGTCACCAAAACTACTGACATGTCTAGAACTGGCCGACTACTGTATCAATATCATTGAGGCAAGATATAGGAAAAGGAGGTAGCAATTGAAACTgaggtaaaaaaaaataaaaagaagatgTGATTCTCTTGTGAGCTCTATCATACAACATGAGAACAGTGCAAATCAATTTTTGGAGATGAACTATTTTGTACCTTTCCTTCATCTATGCGGATGTAGCGGGCTACAGCTCCAAAAGTAAAGTTGTCCACACAAACAAAATTCGGGCCAGCAAAATCCAAGATCACACCATCCTCTCTGCATAACCCCATGTGGCCGATAAAAGGAATGAACCATGATAAGACAGGAATAGGTGTCCACACAATACAGAACGGAAACCGGGATCTTTCTGGATCAATTTGCAAAGATTGTAGGGAAGTGTGTTCCATCATCACACCATGCTCAGGGTCTTCATTCTGTTCCATTAGCTATACCAATCATAACCACAAATGCTAATTTAATAATCTTAGTTTCAAGTCAAATTCAGCTTTGATTTCTCTTTCATCGTTAATAATATACAATCCAATTAGCCCATCTAGACATCTAATATCATCTTCAATTGTTGGTAGCACAGGTCATCTCAATTGGTACCAAATCTCTTCTACTGTAACCGTCTCGCAATTAGCTTATAAACATTCTACTATATTAATAAACTTCAACCTTATCAATAATGTTTCCTCTTATTAATTAAAACATGTTTAACTTATATGCACTGCCAATCATATTGACCTATTGAACTACTTCGAGTCCCACAAACATGTTCTAAACATCGCAAAACATATCATCCTGCAACACAGAACATATTCGATGCCCCGAATACTCTACAATTGTGTCtccaaacataaaatttatatctgcTTTAATTCGAAAAAATTCCCAATTTTCATAGTCATCCAAACACGTTATACAATCCTACTGAGTAAAAGTCTTAAACCATTTAACAAAAAAGTCCCAAACAAGACACGGATGTTTTCAATTAATAACAGGACATTTGTTTACAACAGGATCTGTAGTTGTTTAGTTACCTGTTCCAAAGGTGTAATAATAATTACAATATAAACGTGCATATGCGAAGAAATTAGAAAGTAAAAATAGGTGGAAAGACTTACAATGAAATTATGGAGCCAAGAGGAGAAGAAAGATACCTACGGTGATCACAAGTTGTCCGGAATCTGAAGAATTATTACAGGCTCTCCTCGCTATCTATGAAATATGAATCTGTCTGTCTACGCGACTTGTTTTGCAAATTTCAACTCACGCCTTCGAAGAATGAAGAAGGTAATTTGGAGTttgacaataaaaataattgtttttcaaAAGGATTTTAGATGTATATggaacatgattttttttattattttttttgccacaaaaTAAAAACACTTTCATTAATCAGAACAATACAGTCGAGACAAATCTCCAGCTGCCGATACAATGGAAcgtaattttaagaaattatgtatttatgaatataatagttatatttgattttgattttatataattttgggaAATTCTCAATGATACCCTCTTAGAATTGGCGTCTTAGAATTGGCGTTTTCAGATGGTATACAAAATTGTTTTGACTTTCGGATGGTACCATTCTACTATTATATTATTCTATGCAATACCCCTGCCATTAAGCTCCGTTAGTCAAACGTTAAATTCCGGGTATCATTCGGAAAAATCAATTTTAGAAGGGTaccatttataatttttcttaaatattattattcacaTTTTTTTTGAATCCTGTTATTCTGAAAATATTATCTCCAATATGTTGTTATTACTATATCATATATACATAGGCatgtgctcaaatgagaaccaacCAAACTAAAACTCAATCTCGGTCTTTTATTTCCTTAAAAATTAAACCGTTCAATTAGATAATACACA
This genomic window from Daucus carota subsp. sativus chromosome 7, DH1 v3.0, whole genome shotgun sequence contains:
- the LOC108196750 gene encoding thioredoxin H-type gives rise to the protein MAGVEEGQLISCHTIEAWEEQMQKGNDSKKLIVVDFTASWCGPCRIMAPFLAELAKKLPSVTFLKVDVDELKSVAADWAVEAMPTFMFLKEGKIVDKVVGAQKEMVQQTIAKHMNTSTSAI
- the LOC108196749 gene encoding protein RTE1-HOMOLOG isoform X1 translates to MEQNEDPEHGVMMEHTSLQSLQIDPERSRFPFCIVWTPIPVLSWFIPFIGHMGLCREDGVILDFAGPNFVCVDNFTFGAVARYIRIDEGKCCVYRSDKDYKQDESGTDALTMTWDGALKKGTQEYQHLSYNILTCNCHSFVANNLNRLKFRNGGWNVVNLAAMIFLKGQWVNKAAMVRSLVPSIVVFGIGLYFGGATFLTFWALFTFLLVGWFLLGTYCFSNLIHL
- the LOC108196749 gene encoding protein RTE1-HOMOLOG isoform X2 — encoded protein: MMEHTSLQSLQIDPERSRFPFCIVWTPIPVLSWFIPFIGHMGLCREDGVILDFAGPNFVCVDNFTFGAVARYIRIDEGKCCVYRSDKDYKQDESGTDALTMTWDGALKKGTQEYQHLSYNILTCNCHSFVANNLNRLKFRNGGWNVVNLAAMIFLKGQWVNKAAMVRSLVPSIVVFGIGLYFGGATFLTFWALFTFLLVGWFLLGTYCFSNLIHL